DNA sequence from the Fuscovulum ytuae genome:
GCCCCGTCTTCGTCGCGCGTTTCCATGACCCGATGCTGATCGGCATAGATGAATTGCGCCTCGCGCACGCCACCGGCCCGCATCTCATCTTCCGACAAAAGCCGCCGCAACGCGGCCCGCCCCGTGGCCGTGATCGCATAGGCCGAAAGTCGCCCCGGACGGTCGCAAGCCACCCAATCCTTCAGGGCAAAGGCCTGCGCCACACTGCGCGCCACGGTGCAAAGCCGCGTCTGCCCGCCCCCCGCTTCGGGGCGCAAGACGACCGCCCGCTCCATATCGGTTGAAACGGCCAAGATTGCCCCCGGCTCGGCCAGACGGCGCAGCACGCGCCGCGCCTCGGCGGCAAGGGTCGCCGCATCCTGCGGCATCGGATCGGTGCGAAGGGGGGCTGTCATGATATCCTCGTCCTCGGTTGGGAATGGCCCCGTTCCCTCGGCGACAACCACTTGCTCAAGGCTTTCCAGCGCGGCATCGACAAGGGGATCGTCTCGCCGCATCTCGCACAGGCGCACCTGTCGCAGCACGGTCGAGGCCGACACGCCATCGCGCCGCGCCAAGGCGCGCAGGCTGCTGCCCGCAGCCGTGTGGTCAAGATAATGCCGAAAGGACTCGGGCAACCAAGGTGGCAGGGTTTCGGTCACGGAACGGGTTCTGGTCTGCTGCATCATCGTCTTTCTGCCCGCGCCAAGACCGCAACGGCCCTCACGATTCAACCCAAGCGGGAAATTGGTTACCCAAAGGTTAATTCGGGCGGACAAATCCAATGTTGACAGTCAATTCGTCAATCAAACCTGACAGGAGCGCGCGCTGACCCCGCGAAACACGCAACACCACAAGGCCGCCCCCTAATCTGGCCCCTTCATGTCAGGAGGATGCCATGCCCGCCGCCGCCGCCCTCACCCGCCCCGCTACAGAGAGTACGCCCAACACCCCTGGCACCCGCCGCCCTCGCCTTCTGATCACGGCGGCACGCCACGGGATGGATGATTACCGCCGCCAACGCGACCTGCCGCGCCTGATTGGTCCGGGCATCCCCAAGGCCGATGTGACAGAGGTTCTGGCCGCTCTGGAAGAACGCATGGAAACAGCCCGCCGCGCCAATGATCCGGGCTGGTCCTGCCTGCGGCATGTGGAGGTGCTGATCGCGCTTCTTTCCGAACGCGCCCTTCGGGCAGAATAGGAAAAGGGGCGCCCCCGTCAGGAACGCCCCCCAAAGCCATGCCCGTCAAAGATCAGATGAACGCATCCGGCATCGACGCCTTCTTCCGGGCCACGTAATCCTCCAGCGCCTCGCGGACGCCGTCATCCAGCGCGGGCTGCTGATAATCGTTCAGCTGCTTCTTCACCCGCTCGCTTGCCAATTGCATCGTGTCGCGTGCGCCTTCCTCGGCCCAGGTTTCAAACGGCTTGTAATCCAGCAGGTCCGACCGCCAGAAGGCCGATTTGAAATTCGCCTGCGTATGTTCGCAGCCAAGGTAATGCCCGCCGGGGCCAACTTCACGGATCGCGTCCATCCCCTGCCCGTTCTTATCCATGATGATGCCCTGCGCCAGATGGTGCAGCGTGCCCAGCTGATCGGCATCCATCACGAATTTCTCGTACGAGGACACGAGGCCCCCCTCCAGCCAGCCACAGGCATGCAGCATGAAATTCACGCCCGCCAAAAGCGCCATGTTCAGGCTGTTCGCCGTCTCATAGGCCGCCTGCGCATCCGGCAGCTTCGATCCGCAGAAAGACCCACCCGACCGATAGGGCAGGTTCAAACGACGGGCGAGTTGACCCGCCCCATAGGTGATATGCGCAGCTTCCGGCGTGCCAAAGGTCGGCGCGCCCGAATTCATGTCGATCGAGGTGACGAAAGCCCCAAAGATCACCGGCGCGCCCTTGCGGATCAGCTGGCTATAGGCCACGCCCGCCAGAACTTCGGCCAGAACCTGCGTCAGGGTGCCCGCCACCGTCACCGGGGCCATCGCGCCCCCGACGATAAAGGGAGACACGATCGCCGCCTGATTGGCGCGGGCATAAACCTCCAACGCGCCCATCATGATCCCGTCAAAGGTCAGCGGGCTGTTGATGTTGATCAGGCTCGTCATCACCGTGTTCTGATCGACGAAATCAGACCCGAAGAGGATCTTCGACATCTCAACCGAATCCGCCGCCCGGCTGGGTTCGGTCACCGACCCCATATAGGGCTTGTCCGACAGAGTCATATGCGCCAGCAGCATGTCGAGATGGCGCTTGTTCACCGCCACGTCGGTCGGTTCGCAAACCGTACCGCCCGAATGGTGCAGCCATTTGGACATATAGCCCAGCTTCACGAAATTGCGGAAATCCTCGATCGTCGCATAGCGGCGGCCGCCTTCCATGTCGCGCACGAAGGGCGGGCCATAGACCGGGGCCAATACCAGCGACTTGCCCCCGATCTCCACATTCCGCGCCGGGTTACGGGCGTGCTGGGTATAGCTCGACGGGGCCGAAGCACAAAGCGCCCGCGCCAACCCGCGCGGAATGCGGACACGCTCGCCCTGCACATCCGCGCCTGCATCCTTCCAGCGCTTCAGCGCCTCGGGGTTTTCCACGAAATTGACGCCGATCTCTTCCAGAACGGTTTCGGCATTCCATTCGATGATCTCAAGCGCCTCTTCGTTCAGAATCTCGAAATTCGGGATGTTGCGCTGGATGAATTTCGCCGTCTCAAGGCTGACCGCCGTGCGTTCCGCGCGCCGGGCCGAACCGCCGCCGCCCCGCGCCCTGCGCCCTGCCCCGGCCATTGCAACATCCGCGTCGCTCATCTCTCTCTCCATGGCTACCGCCGCGCGAAGGGGCGGAATGTTTTGCCTGCTTATGCGCCCAAAGCCCCGCCCCTCGCCGGATGAATGCGGCGCTTGCGGTTGAAAAGCGACATGCGCGGCGATCATCCGCGACACGATCCCCCGCCGCTGCCCATGGCTTCATCTTGGCTGAAATGGTCAGGGGGGCCGACTGGTTTGCCACCGGTTCAAGAACCGGTCACCACGGGAGAGAACCCCCTGCGATCTCCCCAAGCCCCCCTTGCGAAATCCGGGCGCAAAGGCTACGCGAACGCATGACCCAAAGCACCCATGACCGCCTTCTGATCATCGACTTCGGCAGCCAAGTGACGCAGCTGATCGCGCGTCGCCTGCGTGAGTTGAACGTCTATTGCGAGATCCATCCCTTCAACAAGGTGGACGACGCTTTCCTGGCCACGTTCGCCCCCAAGGCGGTGATCTTTTCGGGCGGCCCCGCCTCGGTCTTCGCCGAGGGCGCGCCGATGCCACCCGCAGGCGTTTTCAACTTGGGCGTGCCGATCCTTGGCATCTGCTACGGCCAGCAGGTCATGATGCATTGCCTGGGCGGCAAGGTGGAACGCGGCCACGGCACCGCCGAATTCGGCCGCGCCTATGTGACGCCCACGCCCACCACGCACCCGATCCTGTCGGGCTGGTTCGATACCGATGATGGCCATGGCGGGCGGGAACAGGTCTGGATGTCCCATGGCGACCATGTCTCTGAAATCGCGCCGGGCTTTCAGGTGCTTGGCACTTCGCCCAATGCCCCTTTCGCCATCACGGCAAACCCGGAACGGCATTTCTACGCCGTGCAGTTCCACCCCGAGGTGCATCACACCCCCAAGGGCGCGAAACTCTATGAAAACTTCGTCCGACTCGCGGGCTTCAAAGGCGATTGGACGATGGGCGCCTATCGCGAAGAGGCCATCCGCAAGATCCGCGAACAGGTGGGCGACCAAAAGGTCATCTGCGGCCTTTCGGGCGGCGTGGACAGTTCCGTCGCCGCCGTCCTGATCCATGAGGCGATCGGGGAGCAACTCACCTGCGTCTTCGTCGACCACGGCCTTCTGCGTCTGGGCGAGGCGGAACAGGTCGTGACCATGTTCCGCGACCATTACAATATGCCGCTCATCCATGCCGATGAGTCCGACCTCTTCCTGGGCGCCCTTGAAGGCGTTTCAGACCCGGAAGTGAAACGCAAAACCATTGGCCGCCTCTTCATCGAGGTGTTTGAAAAGCACGCCAAGTCCGTGGGCGGTGCCACCTTCCTTGCGCAAGGCACGCTCTACCCGGATGTGATCGAAAGCGTGTCGTTCAGTGGTGGCCCCTCGGTCACGATCAAGTCGCATCACAACGTGGGCGGCCTGCCGGAAAAGATGGGGATGAAACTCGTCGAACCCCTGCGCGAACTGTTCAAGGATGAGGTCCGCGCACTGGGCCGCGAACTGGGCCTGCCCGATCAATTCATTGGGCGCCATCCCTTCCCCGGCCCCGGCCTTGCCATTCGCTGCCCCGGCGAGATTACGCGCGAAAAGCTGGATATCCTGCGCCGCGCCGATGCTGTCTATATCGACCAGATCAGGAAGCACGGGCTTTACGACGATATCTGGCAGGCCTTCGCCGCCATCTTGCCCATGCGCACCGTGGGTGTGATGGGCGACGGACGCACTTATGACTATGCGCTCGCGCTGCGCGCCGTCACCTCGGTCGATGGAATGACGGCGGATTACTACCCCTTCACCCATGATTTCCTCGGCGAAACCGCCACGCGCATCATCAACGAAGTGCAGGGCATCAATCGCGTCTTCTACGACTGCACCTCGAAACCGCCCGGCACGATCGAACTGGAATGATCCGGCTGTCGGGAAGATTGGTCTGCATGACCCCCGCCGAACGGGATGCCGTGCTGGCGCATCGCGCCACCCATATCGCGGCCACCCGCGCCGAGGCGGGCTGCCTGTCCTTCACCATCGACGACACCGACGATCCGATGATCTTCGACGTGATGGAAAGCTTTCGCGACCGCACCGCCTTTGACGCCCATCAGGCCCGCACACGCAGCAGCCCGTGGTTCGACGCCACCCGCAGCATCCTGCGCGACTTCCGGGTGGAGGACTTGCGCGACTGACGCCCCGTCTCCAAAAGGCCGCGCGGCCTTGCCGTCTGCCCTTTGGAAAGAGTAGCCTTTCTCCAATGTGAACCAGAGTATCGAGTGTCCTATGTCCCTTCCCGATCCGGCCGAATTGATCGGCCCTGCCGCCTGCCCCGGCACAGGTGCCGCCCTGCGGGCAATCCGGCCTGAACCCACTGGGGCCAAGGCATGAGGCTGATCCTGCATGTCGGCATGGGCAAGACCGGCACCTCCTCCATCCAGAAACGGCTGGCCAACA
Encoded proteins:
- a CDS encoding DUF6456 domain-containing protein, yielding MQQTRTRSVTETLPPWLPESFRHYLDHTAAGSSLRALARRDGVSASTVLRQVRLCEMRRDDPLVDAALESLEQVVVAEGTGPFPTEDEDIMTAPLRTDPMPQDAATLAAEARRVLRRLAEPGAILAVSTDMERAVVLRPEAGGGQTRLCTVARSVAQAFALKDWVACDRPGRLSAYAITATGRAALRRLLSEDEMRAGGVREAQFIYADQHRVMETRDEDGADGPRRIRYNAAESPVCALGRKLDRDGKPYLSHDLVRVAERLREDFELAQMGPRVAQNWERFLTAGDRGGYGTGPSLAEGPRAARDRVADALRDLGPGLGDVVLRVCCFLEGIETTERHLGWAARSGKIVLRIALERLKRHYDEQGTRARIG
- a CDS encoding DUF6477 family protein; translation: MPAAAALTRPATESTPNTPGTRRPRLLITAARHGMDDYRRQRDLPRLIGPGIPKADVTEVLAALEERMETARRANDPGWSCLRHVEVLIALLSERALRAE
- a CDS encoding trimethylamine methyltransferase family protein; the encoded protein is MSDADVAMAGAGRRARGGGGSARRAERTAVSLETAKFIQRNIPNFEILNEEALEIIEWNAETVLEEIGVNFVENPEALKRWKDAGADVQGERVRIPRGLARALCASAPSSYTQHARNPARNVEIGGKSLVLAPVYGPPFVRDMEGGRRYATIEDFRNFVKLGYMSKWLHHSGGTVCEPTDVAVNKRHLDMLLAHMTLSDKPYMGSVTEPSRAADSVEMSKILFGSDFVDQNTVMTSLININSPLTFDGIMMGALEVYARANQAAIVSPFIVGGAMAPVTVAGTLTQVLAEVLAGVAYSQLIRKGAPVIFGAFVTSIDMNSGAPTFGTPEAAHITYGAGQLARRLNLPYRSGGSFCGSKLPDAQAAYETANSLNMALLAGVNFMLHACGWLEGGLVSSYEKFVMDADQLGTLHHLAQGIIMDKNGQGMDAIREVGPGGHYLGCEHTQANFKSAFWRSDLLDYKPFETWAEEGARDTMQLASERVKKQLNDYQQPALDDGVREALEDYVARKKASMPDAFI
- the guaA gene encoding glutamine-hydrolyzing GMP synthase translates to MTQSTHDRLLIIDFGSQVTQLIARRLRELNVYCEIHPFNKVDDAFLATFAPKAVIFSGGPASVFAEGAPMPPAGVFNLGVPILGICYGQQVMMHCLGGKVERGHGTAEFGRAYVTPTPTTHPILSGWFDTDDGHGGREQVWMSHGDHVSEIAPGFQVLGTSPNAPFAITANPERHFYAVQFHPEVHHTPKGAKLYENFVRLAGFKGDWTMGAYREEAIRKIREQVGDQKVICGLSGGVDSSVAAVLIHEAIGEQLTCVFVDHGLLRLGEAEQVVTMFRDHYNMPLIHADESDLFLGALEGVSDPEVKRKTIGRLFIEVFEKHAKSVGGATFLAQGTLYPDVIESVSFSGGPSVTIKSHHNVGGLPEKMGMKLVEPLRELFKDEVRALGRELGLPDQFIGRHPFPGPGLAIRCPGEITREKLDILRRADAVYIDQIRKHGLYDDIWQAFAAILPMRTVGVMGDGRTYDYALALRAVTSVDGMTADYYPFTHDFLGETATRIINEVQGINRVFYDCTSKPPGTIELE
- a CDS encoding putative quinol monooxygenase, producing MTPAERDAVLAHRATHIAATRAEAGCLSFTIDDTDDPMIFDVMESFRDRTAFDAHQARTRSSPWFDATRSILRDFRVEDLRD